The Solanum lycopersicum chromosome 6, SLM_r2.1 genome has a window encoding:
- the LOC138349148 gene encoding uncharacterized protein: protein MDQYRYTTTHCLFMSHVKNCYDRYYMDDDDDSLTTQEHIDRASIVSVHERSIINIIKGFGIPAALPWHLVDEVYIPINCDQQFHWVLAVVELKNRLIRVFDSSISTRKQTIPHEIKMLSKMLPSYLLDSGFFEENERTNFADCQAYKDNNNGSLLEPQVPFMIEFAQDIPTQESDSLDCGLYVTAFAEYISDQINISYADFNPDYLRQRYGALLWSYGIEKAKCGYVSDNDDPPKSRGVVTPPPEEDLVHIA from the exons ATGGATCAATACAGATACACAACAACCCACTGTTTGTTCATGTCACATGTAAAAAACTGTTATGATAGATATTACatggacgatgatgatgatagtcTTACTACACAAGAACATATTGATCGCGCTTCAATTGTATCTGTACATGAGAGGTCaataattaacatcatcaaagGGTTTGGAATACCAGCTGCTTTACCATGGCATCTTGTAGATGAGGTCTACATCCCAATTAACTGTGATCAACAATTCCATTGGGTGTTGGCTGTTGTTGAGTTGAAAAACAGGTTGATAAGGGTTTTTGACTCATCAATTAGCACAAGGAAACAAACAATTCCTCATGagatcaagatgttgtctaaaATGCTTCCTTCATACCTACTTGACAGTggtttttttgaagaaaatgaacgCACAAATTTTGCTGATTGTCAAGCATATAAAGACAACAATAATGGATCACTTCTGGAGCCTCAAGTTCCTTTCATGATAGAATTTGCACAAGACATCCCTACACAGGAAAGCGATAGCCT AGACTGTGGGTTATATGTTACTGCATTTGCCGAGTATATCAGTGACCAAATCAATATATCTTATGCTGATTTTAATCCTGATTACCTGCGTCAAAGATATGGAGCATTGCTGTGGAGTTATGGAATTGAGAAGGCTAAGTGCGGATATGTTAGCGACAATGATGATCCACCAAAATCCAGGGGCGTAGTCACACCACCACCAGAAGAAGATTTAGTTCACATAGCGTAG